GTTTTTGCAAGAGGTCAATTTAATATTAGCTaactttttattcaaaattttcaattcttcaTTTTGTTTCTCTAGatcacaaattttttcaagtaaagtCTCGTTCTCGTCATATTGATCCAAAATATCATGAATAGACCTGTCTAACGACATACTCGGCGAAGTACTTCTTTTTTCGCTCCTAATTGGAGATATCGCTGACAAAAGTTCTTTCGTATTTTCAAAATCAGtgagatttaatttttcagcatTTGGATTGGTTGCTAATTCGGTATACGCTTCTTTCAAAGCCGAATTTTCGTCAAACAAAGCAGCGTGCTTATTCGCTAAATCGATGTTTTCTTTCTGAAGAATTTCGTTCTTTtgaatgtaataattaaattggtCACGGTACTTGCAGTCATGGTCAAACTCCAGAGCTTTCATCTCCTGAATTTTATTCAACTCGTCTATCCTATCAGTCAGGTCATTAGTCAACTCCATATTTTCGGTTATCAACTCCTTTATTTTagcttcattatttttcaatattttttccataGATTTTTTATCCTTAACCATCATTTGAATTTCCGTCTCAAGATCATTTATCATCtgcttatattttatttccatttcACTAAGCGCGTTGTTAGATGCTTCTAATTTTGTACTTGTCTCCTCATTTTCCGTAGTGAGTGCATGAACTGTTTCCTCCAAACTCTCCATTCCTGATTTAAAGTCCATCATATCACGATTAATAGCATCAATTTCGTCAATTTTagcttgtaaattattttttaatttctcattttcgtcaactaaagtatttttaatttttaataatttacgaaCTACATTTTCACACTCTTTGGTATTCTTTTTACTTAAATTGTTTATCAGCTCAAAGTCAGTGGTATTTAAATTACCCTGTGAGTCCTCATAGTCTGATTTACTTTGCTCAAAAGTTGTTGTATTAATAGAACTACTAAGATTTGAATAACTTTGTAAGAAATTAGAATCCGTGATATCACTCTGCATACTAGATCCATTCATACTGTCGAAATAACTACCATTGGCAAAGATACTGCTTGTTTCTACATCATCTTGCGCTGAATTCTTGTTAATTTTGACCGGAGTTTCATCTTCAAGGGGTTTTGGTTCTTTGAATGGTTTTACTGCTGAAATTTTACAAGCATTTTTGGAATCATTAAGCGTCGTTTCAAGATCAGCAGTCCAAGTTTTTTCCAAAGGACTTACTACAGATGAGTCTGGAGAATGTCTCAACACTTCATGATCTTCAGACGCATTGACAATATCAATCTTCAaagatgaatttattttatcagccTGTTGTTTCAAATTCTCATTTTCAACTTGTACGTCTTTGTACAAATTCTGGAGGTTCGTAATATAatctttaagatttttaatttcactctCATGGTCATGACGTTGCTTCTCCTCGAGCTCAAGTACTTTCTCATTGAGTTGTTTACGAAGATCAGTAGTTATTTTTTCCAACTCTTCATTCTGTGACGTCATGAAGGCCAACTGATTCTTCGTTTTTGTCAATTCTTGTAATTCCTGGTCCCTCTTCTTCAACAAAAGCTGCATAGCATTCCTCTCACCTTCATTGAGAGTTCTTTCACTCTGCATAGTAGACAGTTGCTCTCTAAGTTTGTCATTTGTCGCTTGAAGATCGCTAATTTTATCCGTATGAGACTCAATAGATACTTTTAACTCATTGGACTTGTCCTCTAAAAGTTTTTCCTGCTTCAAAAGCTCCTTCTTCTGGTCCTCAAGAAGCAATTCAAGCTCAGCTATCCGGTTCTTTTGTTCTTCCACTAAAGCATCCAATAAATTCGGCTCTTCATCTCCAGGCATTTCAATTGCTGACTTGAAAGAAGTATCCAGCACATTACCCAGACTCTCCTGTGAATCTTGACTAGACAACACTAATTTAAATTCTTCTTCTACTTCCTGGATCAAATCATTAGAAGTAAATACTTCTTCTTTCATAACATCTAACTTTTCAACACAAGTCTTGAGCGATAAAATCTCAGCGGCTTTTTGCTCGATGTCAGCTTGTAAATTATCGACAGATATTTTCATTTTGTCAATTTCAAGTTCATTGCTTTCAATTTGTTTCATTTTCTCAGCTAACTCAACATTTTTAACGAGTAACTCATCATACTCTGCTGCTTTGCTAGCAATCGTCTCCTCCAGCTCCGCAATACGTCTTTTAAAATCAGTCACCAATAATTCGTACTCATTGGTCGAAACTGCTTTAGTCTCAGACAACTGTGTCAGCTGAATAGACAATTCTTTTAATTGGTCTGCCAAGTGATGTTTCTCTTCAGCCGAGCGTTGCAATTGACTTTCCAATTCTGTTAATTTGGTAATAAACTCTTCATTGTTAGAAGATGTGACTGGTAAAGATTGGCTTTCAAGTTTTGCAGTTAATTCATTGACGAGTGATTGTAGGTGAACAAcgtcaattaatttttgtttttcactGGGATCAATAAAGTCTTTCCAAGCAAGATTAAGTGAATCTTCCAATTCTTTCTCACGCTTCTTGTGCTTAGCTGTCAAAAGTTCCAGTTCATACGCATTTGAATTAGCTTCgtcttctaaaatttttatttttttcaaagcttcattcattttatttttgtactcATTTTTTTCAGCTTCAACAGATGGAAAATGATCACGGAGTGCTTCTAGCGATTTTTTCTCTTCGTTAAGTTTCTCACACTCCCGTTGAACTTGACTGTGATTCTCGGCAAGAATTGCATGCTCACTCTGCAACTCtgcgtaattttttcttaaatccaTACACACTTGTTCGGAATCCTGtagactttttttataatactctAACTCGCGTTCATAATTCGCTTgctaaagaaagaaaaaaaattttttttattaacacaaTGActcattgaattttaaaggattttaataatagtaattttatttacagtcATTGCAGAAAGACCGTCCTCTTGATATAACTGTTTCTCGAGAGTAGAAAATTCACGGAGCTCAGAGTACTCTGACTTCAATACCGCCAACCGCTTACGTAGCTCAACTTTTGGCGTTGAAGGTGACCTGTAAAATAAAGAAacgaaaattacaattaaaaatgaagttagttaaaaataattaatctttaaaaagCTAGTcgagtgtaaaaaaaaattgtgaggCCTTATCTTATCAGcgcagtataaaaaaaaacaattatatttatcttttaaaaataagtttattgTTCAACAATAAATTCATGTAATATATTACCTGTTACATGGACATTTTGTTGGAGATGCTTCAGGAGTTTTATCCTCGTCCTCAGAAACTTGTTCGCGAACAGTAACTGTAGGCATTATTTCTCCATCATCGCTCACAGTTGAAAATCTATTCTTTTCATTTTGATCTTTTATAAGTTGCAGCTCAAAATCAGGGTAAATAGTGTGAAATGctgtatgaataaataaataattaattaaattaaactagcaaccttgtagtcactatgtgactgccgtggcttgtgaactataaataaacaaaattttgctttattaaataatgacttgttaaattgcactgtactttcttaaatattgacgtttttaaagatataagctcatcccgatattacacttatcgagagctttcatttgaatacccacatgtattttgatatatttttcatatatacaaatttataatatatacaaatatataaaatatatgaaaaattgatgtgggtactcaaatgaaaggtctcgatgattgtaatgtcgagatgagcttatatcttcaaaaatatcattagttaacaagatagcaaagtcaactcttaaatattgacattttttacgatataagctcactccgatattacactcataaagagctttgatttgagtactcacatgcattttgatatatttttcatatatatatataatatatataaatatatgaaaaattgatgtgggtactcaaatgaaaggtcttgatgagtgtaacaccgggatgggcttatatctttaaaaatgtcaatagtttacgagacacaggtcatttcttaattatgtatctagagataaagcattttcgaatgcagcctaagtacttatcataataaattgactactaatgagaatgatatgaaaccatgaaaaggcataACTCTAAGCCAAGTCTTTTCTAACGATATCAAATtcaaccataaaaacccattttatcatataaatatactggccacaaaattttgcttattctcttaataatatagataatttcatacttaaaaataaaaattaatcttaattaaatatttacattggtTGTTCAAATCAATAAGATCAACATCCTGATCATTAATTCGAAGCTTCACTGGTGAAGAATTAGCAGACAATTCCGTGATAGTCGGAAGCCCAAAATCAAGgcttttattcataaaatttttaattggatTCCCTGGAGCCCAGGTTCGTCTTCGCCGCGCCTTAACTTTTTCATCTTCGCTAATTGGCTTGCTAACAATAGCTTTGCTGAGGAGCTCGATACGCTGGAGCAACATGTACTTTTCATTCTCAGCAAGCTTGGTCTGAGCTGACTCCAAAGCAGCTTCAAGCTGGGCTTGATGTTTCATCATTCGTTTCAAAAGTGCTTTCTCCGAAACAGTTTCATTAACCTGTGGCTTGTTCTTAATGCCTTTAGCCCTTACAGCAAAGTCCAGCGTACACTGTGTTTCATCAATAGCCGCTGGAGTAACAGCACAGATGATTGTTGTAAGAGCGTTTCCTCCCAACGAAGGCTGTAAAATCCTCGTCAGTTTGCTGTCCCGGTAGTTGATGAAACTGGTGCCCGGCTCGCTCAACTGTTTGATCACCAAAGCGAGCGCCGAGAGAGACAAATTGATGTGTTTGCCTTCATTGAAGCGCTCACCAGTAGCACCAGTTTGCCGAGCTCTTTCAGAACCCGCCAGatcaatcaaatttaattgagCTTCCGTGGTGGCGCCGTCCGGATCATCAACTCTGCAACTCTCGATGGTAAAACGAAAAATTGTGTGACTTCTACTACTCCGTTCATTCATATTTGTCTCGCCGATTCTGCGTAACTTCTCGCCCTTCCTCATAGCGTGAAGAACACATTCGGGAGAATTTATAACTTCCTCTTTACAGTCAACATTTATTCGGCCTTGGTAGTCCTCTTTTACTTTCAAATCTTGGTTATTTTTATCCAGCAAATCATTTACTTTTTCGTTGTAAATTTCGATGTAAGAAACACGCAGCAAATATTTCCGAGTTGAATCATTaagaatataattaaatatataattaactgTCAGGGGTATCACACCAGGTTGTTCTTTATTTCCCATCATCGTGTAGGTTTTTCCTGACCCGGTTTGTCCGTAAGCAAATATCGTCCCATTGAATCCATTCATCGCCGCTTCGACGATTGGCTTTACCGTTTGATCAAACACATCTTGATTATTCGCTTCCGTTCCGAAAATATAAtctggaaaaaataaaattaattaccgaCATTGACCTTCAAAGTAAACAAACACCATTCCGTCTTTGTCtaccggaaaaaatttttaaggttatgcttttttttttttcatataaaaataaacaaaaattaccgAAATGAAACCTGGCTTCAGCCCGTTTTTTGGACTCTGGATCTATCTGCTGGATACAATTATTTTCCGTGATCCAGTGTTCTGCCAGCCGATCATCTTTTTCTCGTTTGATCAATGGCCGGACTTTTATTGCTACTTTTATATTATCCGACATTTTAACCTCACTAATTATCAACTAACCACGTTAATTAATTTCCCAGTACAcaaaacatataaaatattaaataaatggacacacaaaaatataaatatgtatattttaatttattttcaactgaCTGTGATCATGGTGTTAATTTCTTGTCTTAATGGATCAACAGCCCGCTGACAAATGACGCCGATTGTGATTTTAcggttataaaatttttgaatttcacgtttaaattaaaataatctaattgGCTGCAATGTGATAACAAACATGTGTAGTTCTTATTTTTGGCGCAAGCTGGCGGCACTGTGATGAGAAGAACGTTTATTTGAatccttaatattttatacGCGAGTGATGagaaaataacttataaattagaaaaaaatagtaaaaaattaatttagcagatattttataattttaagaactttttcaacaaataaattatgtcaaagaaaatgagaaaaaaaaattgacgtttagaaaattaaaaaaataaaaattgcaattttttagaaataattttttggagcaatcttatttattaaaaaaaattaaaaaatggtaaagtgactgctaactttaatgtcataaaatagtaaatatggttgacagaattttttattataattttttcttcttttgtaaaagtaaagaatttatttttgagtgaagactaaaattttcaatgacattaaagttagcagtcacttaaattaataattttttaattttatttaacaaaaaaatttgtccaaaaaaattattttaaaaaaattgcattttttattttttaaaatttatttgttatagaatttttaaaattattaaatgtatgctaaattaattttcattgtaatgaAGCTATAAAATCTCTATGAAATTAAAGCTAGTAGTCACTTGATTAttattcagttttttttaacaaataaatttgttccaaaaaattatttttaaaaaattgcattttttatttttaaaaattttcacaagtcaatttttttttataatttttttttgccataatttatttgttatataattttttaaattattaaatacatgctaaattaattttcataaattttcattttaatgaaACTCTAAAATATATTACTAAAAAAGTTGTGACTCCAATTTTGAAATAagtacattaataaaaatattacttcaCAATAATCTGATCAGCAGGTGAGTGTCCATGATAATATCTCTTCAggcattattgaaatttttttattataggtAAGAATATTCTATTATCAACGTCACATTTGAATTCCAGCGCTAGGTATTATTTTTACAGTAGTTTACCAACCACACCTCAAAGCCCGCGCCATGTTTGTCGTCTTTTATAAGGCtcagtatatctatatttagtTTTGATGATAATCATCAAATGATGATTATTGGCCAACAGAGTCATCATCATAAAATTTGTGTGATGTGGCGAGCCTGGTATAAATGGTTGATTGCATCGCTGATGTCGTTCTCGGCAAAATAATCGTGTGTTGTCGTAAACCAACTCTTATTTTcaaccaaataaaaataacagttCATCAGTAACTAATCAGCAAATGACTTTAAAGACTGTAAAAAATAACAGGCCATTTAAATAAACTGCTAGTTAATAAGCAAAAAagttacttaaataaataattgtgaatttaaaaaaggTTCTGGGCTGGTTGCTGTTATCAGTGTTGATGGTGTATGACCCTTCATCAAAACGTTCCATGTAAACATTGTAAATGAGCTTTgtgcatttaaattaaatttaatcaggtTATTTactaagtaaaataatttttttaattgtcaaatattttttttctatttgttctttatttataattatgttattcatcaaaatgagttatgaattttagttaatttaattatgaccACGTTTATGGTAAGTTTACATTCGGCTTTTTTAtattactaaatttataaataaatcttcaaCAGTAGCGCTTTAAATCAACTAATCTAATGacatattgttaataaatttttttttcttccagattttttgatattttaagttGTTATTCTACTTGAAGTAGCCATGgatcaaaatattaatgaagtaAGTGTTGATCAGTTGGATCAGTCGGTATTAGAGGCTAATGAACTTTCTGCATCAGTTgctaaagaaataattgattctGAAAATCAACCTGCTCCAAATAATGTCACGGAAAATGAATCCGAGGTTAAGGAGCAATTAAATACGCCGGAAAAAATTGAGGAATTAACGGATAACTGCGCCATAAATAATAGTATCGAggagataaaattaaatcacaCTTATAGTAAAGATAATAATGAAGCAGAAAGTGGTAACTCTTCTGTAAATGATATCGAGGGTGAAAAAACTGATACTTGTCATGTAGAAGATGAAACAATTCCAGTAGatgaattacaaaataaagaaGCAATAGAAGCTGATCaagcaaaaataaatcaaacagAAGTTGTTGATAATTCAGTTGATGAGCATGAAAAAGTAGAAGATAAATGTGATTCTGCTGTTAgcaaaaatgtaaatgaaaATGTAGAAGCAACAGCAAGCGAGGAAGAGGCTGCAGGTGATACGATAGATATGATTGAAGAGACTATCGTTATTCCAAGCGAATATGAA
The sequence above is drawn from the Cotesia glomerata isolate CgM1 unplaced genomic scaffold, MPM_Cglom_v2.3 scaffold_39, whole genome shotgun sequence genome and encodes:
- the LOC123274501 gene encoding kinesin-related protein 4 isoform X1; translated protein: MSDNIKVAIKVRPLIKREKDDRLAEHWITENNCIQQIDPESKKRAEARFHFDYIFGTEANNQDVFDQTVKPIVEAAMNGFNGTIFAYGQTGSGKTYTMMGNKEQPGVIPLTVNYIFNYILNDSTRKYLLRVSYIEIYNEKVNDLLDKNNQDLKVKEDYQGRINVDCKEEVINSPECVLHAMRKGEKLRRIGETNMNERSSRSHTIFRFTIESCRVDDPDGATTEAQLNLIDLAGSERARQTGATGERFNEGKHINLSLSALALVIKQLSEPGTSFINYRDSKLTRILQPSLGGNALTTIICAVTPAAIDETQCTLDFAVRAKGIKNKPQVNETVSEKALLKRMMKHQAQLEAALESAQTKLAENEKYMLLQRIELLSKAIVSKPISEDEKVKARRRRTWAPGNPIKNFMNKSLDFGLPTITELSANSSPVKLRINDQDVDLIDLNNQSFHTIYPDFELQLIKDQNEKNRFSTVSDDGEIMPTVTVREQVSEDEDKTPEASPTKCPCNRSPSTPKVELRKRLAVLKSEYSELREFSTLEKQLYQEDGLSAMTQANYERELEYYKKSLQDSEQVCMDLRKNYAELQSEHAILAENHSQVQRECEKLNEEKKSLEALRDHFPSVEAEKNEYKNKMNEALKKIKILEDEANSNAYELELLTAKHKKREKELEDSLNLAWKDFIDPSEKQKLIDVVHLQSLVNELTAKLESQSLPVTSSNNEEFITKLTELESQLQRSAEEKHHLADQLKELSIQLTQLSETKAVSTNEYELLVTDFKRRIAELEETIASKAAEYDELLVKNVELAEKMKQIESNELEIDKMKISVDNLQADIEQKAAEILSLKTCVEKLDVMKEEVFTSNDLIQEVEEEFKLVLSSQDSQESLGNVLDTSFKSAIEMPGDEEPNLLDALVEEQKNRIAELELLLEDQKKELLKQEKLLEDKSNELKVSIESHTDKISDLQATNDKLREQLSTMQSERTLNEGERNAMQLLLKKRDQELQELTKTKNQLAFMTSQNEELEKITTDLRKQLNEKVLELEEKQRHDHESEIKNLKDYITNLQNLYKDVQVENENLKQQADKINSSLKIDIVNASEDHEVLRHSPDSSVVSPLEKTWTADLETTLNDSKNACKISAVKPFKEPKPLEDETPVKINKNSAQDDVETSSIFANGSYFDSMNGSSMQSDITDSNFLQSYSNLSSSINTTTFEQSKSDYEDSQGNLNTTDFELINNLSKKNTKECENVVRKLLKIKNTLVDENEKLKNNLQAKIDEIDAINRDMMDFKSGMESLEETVHALTTENEETSTKLEASNNALSEMEIKYKQMINDLETEIQMMVKDKKSMEKILKNNEAKIKELITENMELTNDLTDRIDELNKIQEMKALEFDHDCKYRDQFNYYIQKNEILQKENIDLANKHAALFDENSALKEAYTELATNPNAEKLNLTDFENTKELLSAISPIRSEKRSTSPSMSLDRSIHDILDQYDENETLLEKICDLEKQNEELKILNKKLANIKLTSCKNCAHLAELNEQRRTMKREIITMNQRTRDLKEKFKKEQAVVEILTNKAKEDVDINTSVCNATVNDTIFEDISVSYAEEEIQKISSELESIRGDYQKLSSLYEEKCSDTDELRNGTDRVVSPRSNKRDAKFEKIEKELQIYKDDLQQANERIFSIDKKLNKFINAKTSTKKEVESLKAVKEMLEEKLAETEKSAMEAQLRINELEEQVRSLTQKLEQAGIDNKDLHEVTKDLESQIVDLKKAKENYEETCNELRSLLAEVEGKNLSLQAQVEALKAADAEKSPLKIELDKYKQDMNSFEIEVQKLRGLLRTSEDSKDLLKEELDLVKSTPPPEREQVVSLTAIIDEYKQKVESLEISVKDLREKVDHYARENVELADKLATLQKLKWDLDITDNRMEICDESFSGDNNNKVAEELKILRSRLIKEISALKPSNELTNLESKTVNDIFLVFLEALLSKEKEIVHLINRRSSQEKNKLEEEKKELIDAEKRVSKWAKELEADNERLQSDLTKHENKISFLQKKISQLESSLMDSEHEKQLLNEKMTVMETDFNTLQQDYDRIAQNGVSSSPQEREKLIQDALESREAEHKIKLKEVEQKYNDRLKELEIMLECCRTQNADLAKNLEGLELNDQQWKNIIDMKSIELNKSNSTIQRLQTELANLTELYDHIKEDNQSKGRKIEEITELLKMKCDKSSEYKTQLETIIPEYELLKQQAAERQVRLEQYKSEVDNLRGQNSQQVTLLKDQLDAEQIKAAGLVKQLAEVTNRCTANQVALDQLKEKCEELEQQNERLIRKVRNSTSKATVDREMEAMKDENRKLSNDLEGACNRIKDLQNSKSQLMTEFVELKGQYELTCQEMNLLQVTLSNYKSKINSSETLELRSKYDALIMEKNLVALELEEKRSTVLQYEKKMAELMEKNEEVMRKNKELDEEMDDMLNKINELDLENTELQDKIYTLEDNNPQREELEMLKRTVEGLKQENADLKAKLNNKCDGNCNISRTSSPTLANTSRQRKRSELYNQNRPLELADDQNNNCDILIQRIKELDAQLVMRNARITSLEMQIEAGFFPHQKKCDEYTEILKAYKQQNDALRDKLRSQQRAECERCTRLKSNHRELGVQTDVEVADKKNEKLRMNIVKYGVIPESSLEAKTIAKLQSEKIKLQELLQKNHAKIYEQKNYIKQLENRDEIPKIKNSASKENIHVNVLGTSQLTPHRFWYE
- the LOC123274501 gene encoding kinesin-related protein 4 isoform X2, coding for MSDNIKVAIKVRPLIKREKDDRLAEHWITENNCIQQIDPESKKRAEARFHFDYIFGTEANNQDVFDQTVKPIVEAAMNGFNGTIFAYGQTGSGKTYTMMGNKEQPGVIPLTVNYIFNYILNDSTRKYLLRVSYIEIYNEKVNDLLDKNNQDLKVKEDYQGRINVDCKEEVINSPECVLHAMRKGEKLRRIGETNMNERSSRSHTIFRFTIESCRVDDPDGATTEAQLNLIDLAGSERARQTGATGERFNEGKHINLSLSALALVIKQLSEPGTSFINYRDSKLTRILQPSLGGNALTTIICAVTPAAIDETQCTLDFAVRAKGIKNKPQVNETVSEKALLKRMMKHQAQLEAALESAQTKLAENEKYMLLQRIELLSKAIVSKPISEDEKVKARRRRTWAPGNPIKNFMNKSLDFGLPTITELSANSSPVKLRINDQDVDLIDLNNQSFHTIYPDFELQLIKDQNEKNRFSTVSDDGEIMPTVTVREQVSEDEDKTPEASPTKCPCNRSPSTPKVELRKRLAVLKSEYSELREFSTLEKQLYQEDGLSAMTQANYERELEYYKKSLQDSEQVCMDLRKNYAELQSEHAILAENHSQVQRECEKLNEEKKSLEALRDHFPSVEAEKNEYKNKMNEALKKIKILEDEANSNAYELELLTAKHKKREKELEDSLNLAWKDFIDPSEKQKLIDVVHLQSLVNELTAKLESQSLPVTSSNNEEFITKLTELESQLQRSAEEKHHLADQLKELSIQLTQLSETKAVSTNEYELLVTDFKRRIAELEETIASKAAEYDELLVKNVELAEKMKQIESNELEIDKMKISVDNLQADIEQKAAEILSLKTCVEKLDVMKEEVFTSNDLIQEVEEEFKLVLSSQDSQESLGNVLDTSFKSAIEMPGDEEPNLLDALVEEQKNRIAELELLLEDQKKELLKQEKLLEDKSNELKVSIESHTDKISDLQATNDKLREQLSTMQSERTLNEGERNAMQLLLKKRDQELQELTKTKNQLAFMTSQNEELEKITTDLRKQLNEKVLELEEKQRHDHESEIKNLKDYITNLQNLYKDVQVENENLKQQADKINSSLKIDIVNASEDHEVLRHSPDSSVVSPLEKTWTADLETTLNDSKNACKISAVKPFKEPKPLEDETPVKINKNSAQDDVETSSIFANGSYFDSMNGSSMQSDITDSNFLQSYSNLSSSINTTTFEQSKSDYEDSQGNLNTTDFELINNLSKKNTKECENVVRKLLKIKNTLVDENEKLKNNLQAKIDEIDAINRDMMDFKSGMESLEETVHALTTENEETSTKLEASNNALSEMEIKYKQMINDLETEIQMMVKDKKSMEKILKNNEAKIKELITENMELTNDLTDRIDELNKIQEMKALEFDHDCKYRDQFNYYIQKNEILQKENIDLANKHAALFDENSALKEAYTELATNPNAEKLNLTDFENTKELLSAISPIRSEKRSTSPSMSLDRSIHDILDQYDENETLLEKICDLEKQNEELKILNKKLANIKLTSCKNCAHLAELNEQRRTMKREIITMNQRTRDLKEKFKKEQAVVEILTNKAKEDVDINTSVCNATVNDTIFEDISVSYAEEEIQKISSELESIRGDYQKLSSLYEEKCSDTDELRNGTDRVVSPRSNKRDAKFEKIEKELQIYKDDLQQANERIFSIDKKLNKFINAKTSTKKEVESLKAVKEMLEEKLAETEKSAMEAQLRINELEEQVRSLTQKLEQAGIDNKDLHEVTKDLESQIVDLKKAKENYEETCNELRSLLAEVEGKNLSLQAQVEALKAADAEKSPLKIELDKYKQDMNSFEIEVQKLRGLLRTSEDSKDLLKEELDLVKSTPPPEREQVVSLTAIIDEYKQKVESLEISVKDLREKVDHYARENVELADKLATLQKLKWDLDITDNRMEICDESFSGDNNNKVAEELKILRSRLIKEISALKPSNELTNLESKTVNDIFLVFLEALLSKEKEIVHLINRRSSQEKNKLEEEKKELIDAEKRVSKWAKELEADNERLQSDLTKHENKISFLQKKISQLESSLMDSEHEKQLLNEKMTVMETDFNTLQQDYDRIAQNGVSSSPQEREKLIQDALESREAEHKIKLKEVEQKYNDRLKELEIMLECCRTQNADLAKNLEGLELNDQQWKNIIDMKSIELNKSNSTIQRLQTELANLTELYDHIKEDNQSKGRKIEEITELLKMKCDKSSEYKTQLETIIPEYELLKQQAAERQVRLEQYKSEVDNLRGQNSQQVTLLKDQLDAEQIKAAGLVKQLAEVTNRCTANQVALDQLKEKCEELEQQNERLIRKVRNSTSKATVDREMEAMKDENRKLSNDLEGACNRIKDLQNSKSQLMTEFVELKGQYELTCQEMNLLQVTLSNYKSKINSSETLELRSKYDALIMEKNLVALELEEKRSTVLQYEKKMAELMEKNEEVMRKNKELDEEMDDMLNKINELDLENTELQDKIYTLEDNNPQREELEMLKRTVEGLKQENADLKAKLNNKCDGNCNISRTSSPTLANTSRQRKRSELYNQNRPLELADDQNNNCDILIQRIKELDAQLVMRNARITSLEMQIEAGFFPHQKKCDEYTEILKAYKQQNDALRDKLRSQQRAECERCTRLKSNHRELGVQTDVEVADKKNEKLRMNIVKYGVIPESSLEAKTIAKLQSEKIKLQELLQKNHAKIYEQKNYIKQLENRDEIPKIKNASKENIHVNVLGTSQLTPHRFWYE